The sequence aaaaaattagccgggcatagtggcgcatgcctgtagtcccagctactcgggaggctgaggcagtaggatcgcttaagcccaggagtttgaggttgctgtgagctaagctgacgccacggcactcactctagcctgggcaacaaagtgagactctgtctcaacaaaaaaaaaaaaaaaaaaagagccaccATCTGTACCAGCCCTGGCCCTACACAGCCAGGCCCAGGTTCACAGGCTAAAACCTGGGCCTCTTACCAGGCTGTAACTCCCTGGCTGCACACACTGTGCACCCTGAGAAGTCTCAGCACAGTCTAGAGAGACACTTTCCCATTGGTGGGGAGGGCAAATGAGGGCCTCTAGCTCCACTGTCTAGTCTCTCATCATCCCTGCAGTCATGTAGGACCCCAGCACAAGACCAGGGTTCAGCATCATCCTGTTCATCATGAGGGATCTGGGGAGGAAGCAGAGCTGGCATCACACTCCTAGTTTGGGAAACAGGAAAAGCTGAGCATTGCCCAAGGCCATCTTGTAAGTGAGCAATAAAATGGGGCTGGGCAGAAGCTAGGGCACCCTTCCCCTGTGGCAGTCCCCACTCTTTCCACTGTGCCTGGAGATAAGGGAGAGTGAGAATGAAGAGGAAATGATAGGAGTGAGCCAAGGCTTTTTCTGGGCCATTACTGAACTTCACATTGACAAGGCTGTCTGTCCTTTGACCCATGCCAGTTTCATCCCTGTCCTCATCCCTCTAGCAGGCCACACACCACCATCTAGGAGGTACCACTGGCATTGTATAATGAGATaggaaaaaacaacaataactacAATAGCAAACAGCTactatttactgaacacttactctatctcatttaatcacaaCAATGCTAGGTACTATTATTTCCATTAATTGCTCCAAATGAGcaaactcagagaaattaagcaacttgcccaaggtcatacagctggtAAGTGTTGGAGGTGGATTTCAAACTTCAGTGTGTCTGGTTTTGGGAACACATATTCTCATATTCACTGGTCTCCAGTAGCACCAAGTGCCTTTCACCACCACTGACCAGCTTCTGGGTACTGCCCCCCTGCCTGCAGGCCTGATCACCCAGCCAGGCCTCTGTTTTCTAAGCCCTGTCCCCCATGGCATCTTCTCCTTTTTGCCAACATATGAGGCTTCCTGACAAAGGAATCTCTTGCCATGCCTTGGAGTATGGCATTCATTCCACATGACTCCCCAACAGTATGCGCCATTGATGCTCTGAGAATTTGGCTCACATTCTCACTGAATTTTTGCTTATGCCTTTTGTCCTTCTTGGATGCCCTTCCCTAACCCTTCAAGAGCCACCCAGCTGAAGTCCCAGAAGACTCCTAATTGCCTCGATTCAGTCGTCTCACACAATTCTGGATCCCAGGGCTGGAAACACCCCTAGAAAACTCCTCTGGTTTTTCAAGTCAGGAAGCTGCAAAGAGCAAGGAGGGCCTTAGGTCTAATCCTAgtagagtggggaggaggaaggaagacacCTGTGCGATGGTTCCTTTCAGTTCTTGAACCTTCAGATTTTTTCTCCAAATCTTGCCTGGGACAAGAGGGTAAAAGAAGTTgaaaagctgggtgtggtggcacctgcctgtagtcccagctacttggaaggctgaggcaggagatcccttgagctcaggagttgagaccaaccggggcaacacagcaagaccacatctcCTAAATAACGATAAGAAGATgctagtgagaccccgtctctactaaaaatagaaagaaattatatggacaactaaaatatatatatacaaaaaattagccgggcatggtggcgcatgcctgtagtcccagctacttgggaggctgaggcagtaggatcgcttaagcccaggagtttgaggttgctgtgagctagactgacgccacggcactcactctagcccgggcaacagagcgagactctgtctcaaaaaaaaaaaaaaaaaagaagatgctgAGAGGAGTAGTATTGAAGAAAGAGATAGGGCTGAGAGATTTGCcagaatgaaaggagaaacatcTAAGGGCCATATAGATGGCCCATTTTCCTATAACATCAATTTTTCTGGATCATTTTGGGGAGGGAGTGAAAAATctgtaacttaaaatattttattattttattttattgagatagagtcttgctagaagagtacagtggtatcatcatagctcactgcaacctcaaactcctgggctcaagtgacattttaatatatatatatttttttttttttttgagacagagtctcactctgttgcccaggctagagtgagtgccatggcgtcagtctagctcacagcaacctcaaactcctgggcttaagcgatcctactgcctcagcctcccgagtagctgggactacaggcatgcgccaccatgcccggctaattttttgtatatatatattttagttgtccatataatttctttctatttttagtagagacggggtctcactcttgctcaggctggtctcgaactcctgacctcgagcgatccacccgcctcggcctcccaaatatattttttaaaaacattgaaaagaacATTAAGATTTTGAGGCAAACTCCagaattgtaaagaaaaaaaaatgaaagctaagaAATTCCGTGCTTTTGGAGGGAGAATTCGGCCGCCCTCCCAACCCGGCTGAGTCCCTGCGCTGAGCGGTGGGGGCATGAGTGAGAGCCTTGAGCCTGGCACCGAGTGAAGGCAGCTATTGTGGTCTCCTGGTCCGGGGCAGGGAGGCTAAGTGCCCAAGGTTGCGACCCAGCCTGAGGCCCTGGGAATGAGCAGCCAACCCAGCGTCCCCGCTGTACCCTCTGCGACTGGCCTGGCCAGAGGGGTGGAGAGTGGCAAAGGCGGAGTCGGGAGCTCCGCCCCTTTTCTCCTGCTCAGGCTGAGCTGCGGCTCCACGTGGTTCTCACAACCCGCAGCTCAGCTCCAGTGGACGTCAGGCAGCTCCAACTGGGGCGGCACTGCAGGAAGAACCGCGAGCCTCAAGGGGTCTACCGGCGACTCCTCCCTTGGAAATGAGAGAGGAACGCGCTCTGCGGGAAGAACTGGTCTCCACCGGCCTCCGATGACCAGCCTGGGACTGAGAGCACCGGAGTCCCGACCCACAAGTGAGCGGCCCCAGGACTGGTCGAGGTCGCCATCCCATGCGCCATGGCCGCCATCGCCCGCCGTCTGTGCCACATCGCCTTCCACGTTCCCACCGGGCAGCCCCTTGCCCTGGACCTGCAGCGTCTCTTCGGCTTCCAGCCCCTGGCGGCGCGGGAGGCGGACGGCTGGCGGCAGCTGGCCTTGCGCAGCGGCGACGCTGTTTTCTTGGTAAACGAGGGCGCGGGACCCGGGGAGCCGCTGTACGGCCTGCACCCGCGGCATGCGGTGCCGAGCGCCACGAACCTGTGCTTCGACGTGGCGGACACCGGTGCCGCCGCCCGGGCGCTGGCTGCGCGGGGCTGCCGCGTTCCGGTGGCCCCTGTTAGCGTCCAGGACGCGCAGGGCGCCGCCACCTATGCCGTGGTCAGCTCGCCCGCCGGCAATCTCAGCCTGACCTTGCTGGAGCGCGCCGGCTACCGCGGGACCTTCCTCCCCGGCTTTGAGCCCGTACCCTCCGCGCCGGGCCCCGGCTGGGTCAGCCACGTGGACCATCTGACCTTAGCCTGCACCCCTGGCAGCTCCCCCTCACTTTCGCGCTGGTTCCACGACTGCCTTGGCTTTTGCCACTTGCCACTGAGCCCAGGTGAGGATCCGGAGCTGGGCCTCGAGGTGGCAGCAGAGTCCGGACGCGGGGGGCTGCGGCTTACGGCCCTGCAGACCCCACCAGGCAGCATTCTTCCCACCCTCGTGCTGGCTGAGTCCCTGCCTGGGGCCGCCAGAGGACAGGACCAAGTGGAGCAGTTCCTGGCTCGGCACGGGGGGGCGGGCCTGCAGCACGTGGGGCTGTATACGCCCAACATCGTGGAGGCCACCGAGGGGGTGGCAGGGGCCGGGGGCCAGCTCCTAACTCCCCCTGCGGCATACTACCAGCAGCCAGGCAAAGAGAGACAGATCCTAGCGGCAGGGCGGGAGCCTAGCCTTCTGGCCCGACAAGGAATCCTGCTAGATGGTGATAAAGGCAAGTTTCTGCTTCAGGTCTTCACCAAGTCCCTTTTTGCTGAGGACACCTTCTTCCTGGAGCTGATTCAGAGGCAGGGGGCCACAGGCTTTGGCCAGGGCAACATCAGGGCCCTGTGGCAGTCCGTGCAGGAGCAAGCTGCCAGGAGCCAGGAAGATTGAGGAGGGCCACAGCCACCAGTCCTGAAGCTCTGGGCCAGCACAGGGCCTGCTGAAGCTGAGAACACctgcaggaggaggagccagTGGAAGGCTTTCCCGGGGGCTAGGTGTGACCTCCTTGCCTTCAGTAACTGCCAGAAGTTGAGTCTCTCACTGGACTCCAAAGGgagaacttttttaaaactatagagCATTTCTTACAAACAACTTATACCTAATACATATGCACAATATAAGGAATAAAAGAATTTCACAATCAGGAAATAGAATGTAACCAATACTTTTGAAGCCTCGTTAGATCCTATTTCTTTCCCACTCACCCCCCCCAAACTCTGAGATTATGAACCCTTTTTCTGTATTGTTTCCCTACATATGTATCCCTAAAAAAATGATTTCGTATTTGAAGCAGGAATTTAAGCACAAATCCTCCCCAGTGCTTCCCCTGCCCCTAGGGAGCAAACcactgcaggtggggaggggctgagtcAGGAATGAGCTTCCAACCACCTGCTCTAGGGTGACGCCCTTGCTCCAGTCAGAGGTGGCCTGAAACCTAGGCAGAGAGAGTTGGGTGTCAGCCACTGGCAGGTGCTCCCTGCAGCTGCCTTCACCCTCtctcctgggggctgggggaagagagatCACTCTGGACAGAACACTCCCCCTCCATCTGCCCAGGCCTGGTTGGGAGCACAGCTGGTGGAAGTCAGGACCAAGCAGGACTTCACCACTTTCTGAGTCCCTCAGAGGTGAGGAGTAAGGGAGCTAGGGAGAGGGTAGAAAGCTCTCCAAAATGACTACAAAAATAAGCACTTTATTAACAGCAGGATTCTCAGGTGGTGGGGTCTTCCAGAGGCGTCACTCAGCTACACTGTTGGGGATGGGTGTGTCAGTGGAGACGAGGGGCTGAAAGAAACTATCCAGGACTTGCTGGCCCCGGCTGGTCTTTTTCCGGCTGGATGGAGTGGACACCCGGGACCTTTTGGAACCCTGTGCAGAACAGAGGAGGGGGGCACAGGGAatcctctccttccctgcttgCCCCACTCTGCTTATCTAGCTCAGGTTCTATCCTGGAATGTTGTTGAGCCTTCAATCTGCCACCAGTATCTGCCCCTTCAATCGACTCTCCAAAAGGCTGCCCCAGGGAATcttcctaaaatgcaaatctgggcCAGgtgccggtggctcacgcctgtaatcctagcactctgggaggccgaggcaggtggatggctcaaggtcaggagttcgagaccagcctgagcaagagcgagaccccgtctctactaaaaaaatagaaagaaattatctggccaactaaaatatatatagaaaaaattagccaggcatggtggcgcatgcctgtagtcccagctacccaggaggctgaggcggtaggatcacttaagcccaggagtttgaggttgctgtgagctaggctgatgccacggcactctagcccgggcaacaaagcgagactctgtctccaaaaaaataaataaataaaataaaataaaatgcaaatctgactcCCTTGGTCTCCTGTGGTCTGGTGTTTAAGCCCTGACTTGAGCTGGGCAGGCCCTCCAGACCTCTCCAGTATTGTGCCCCACCTTTGCTTATACTGCTCTTAGGCCTGGAAAGAACATCCTTACTGCTGATTCCTCTCTTAAACCTGGAGAAAACAAATCATTTCTGGGACCCAGATTACCAGCTGCTTCCTCCAAACAGCCCTTCCTGATCCTTGCCTCCCAAATAGAACTGATGGCTCTGTACCTCATATCCCACAAAACCTAGTACATAGATTTCACACACCTGTGACACTGGACTGTCGCTCATAGATTTGCTCCTGTCCCCTTACCCTGCATCCCACACTACAAGGTCCCCAGGTCAAGAACTATTCCTCTACCCCTAGTGAAGCCTGAAGTGGAGAATATTCACCCAAACGTGCATCAGTTAACTGATTGAAAACTGTGGATTCAGGCCTGGGGAGAGATGGTTGGGTGAGGACAGAGACTCACCTTGCAGGTCCCTGGCTGTTGGCCCTCATATACACGGAACACCTGGCCAAGAAGAGGGGGAGAGGACAGGGCTGGCACCTTCTCTGAAAGAGCCAGACCCCTGTGTTCTGCCCTCAACTTCATGCCCCAGCACTTCtgtttaaaatatgcttttttgtCCTGTTTACACAGTAATAGGCTCATGTAAAACATGtaagaaacacaaaaaagcacAAAGACAACAAAGGTAGTGCCTTTTTCATGGCAGTGGAGACAGCTGCGCTGTGAAATTCCTCCCGCGTCAGCCAGCGCGCGCCAGGTGGTGTGGTGGTCACTGGGGTCTGCCCCTCCAGGGCCAGACCATATACTTGGTATGTCAGCTTGATGTGAGAGAAGATGTGGACCACCTGGAGGGGGGGTGGGCAAGAGGCTTAAATAGCCTGTGGATATGGCCTCAAAAGCCATCATTCCTGGCCCCTCCATTGCTCACCTCCCCGAGGTGCTGGAGGTGGGCGGCCGGGAGGGGCCCGGCCCAACTCTGCAGTTCCTGCAGCAGGGCCTTGTACTGATGCTTCTCTGAGGGCTCCAGGGTCACAGATGGGAACTCCCACAGTCCCGCCAGTAGACCTGAGAAGGAGGGCAACACGGCAGTGCTGAGGGGCTGCTTAGTCCTTCAATCCTCCCTGGCTGCACGTGCCTCTGCCCTCCAGGTACCTGACTTGGGCCTCTGTACCAGCAGAATTCGGGCACCCCCAAGGGCCCTGGGCTGCTCCAGAACACAGGTAGCCGAGCATTCCTCCCTGGGGGGCCTGCGGCTGGCCTTTCGGGGAAAGTTGGCCACTCCCAGCATCCCGTCCCAAGGCTCTGTGGTAGGCAGGCACAGCTGGCACTGTCCAGTGGTAGGAGCTGGGAACAGAGACCCCCCGTGCTCCACTCAGGCCAACAGGGCTTAGGTGCCAAGCCCAGAGAGCAGGCCTTAGCCCAGCTCTGCAGAACCTTACTCAGGTTATAGGAAGAACTGGGATGAGGTTTCTGCAGGCAGCTCCCTCACAGGGCCAGGAAGGgctagggcaggggctggggctggcgctCACCACACTCCTCTACGTCAGGACTGCCCAGCAGGCTCCGTGAGGCTGAGAGCTGCTCCCGCTCCACCTGAGAGGCATAAGGTGGGTGTCATGGGGCAAGGGTCACTCCGGAGGACCCCTCGCTGCTCCTTCCCCAGTAGGCTCACTCTCTGGTGTGCCCGGCACAGGCTCTGCACAGGACACTGGCTGCAGTGTGGACGCTGCGGGGTACACACTGTGGCCCCCAGCTCCATGGCTGCTTGGTTGAAGTCCCCTGGCCGGGCTGGGTCCACCAACTGCTGGGCTAAACTCCTATAAGAAGGGATCATCACTGTGAGCCAAAGCCCCTTGGGAGACACCTCTTCTAACCTCCCCTGTTATACAACATCCTACCAGAGCTGCTGGGAGATAACGGTGTTGCAGGGATCAGCACCAATGGCTCGAACACGGCACAGCACCCGTACCACATTCCCATCCACCACACCGgttgcctggcacagaggagccTGGGAGTCAGCCTGGGCTGAGAGGAAGGAGGCTGAGCATGCACAAAGTGGAGGTGGGCTACGGACTCACCTGGCCAAAGGCAATGGAAGCAATGGCCCCAGCTGTGTACCGTCCCACGCCAGGCAGAAGCCGCTGCAGAGTCTCTGCTGTACGTGGCATGTGACCCCCTAGCTCCTCTACCACCTGGTTAGGGTGGGAAGACTCAAGTTTATGAGACACCAAGGTCCCTAGACTCCtaccctcctgccacccccttACCTTCCGAGCTCCCTCCTGCAGTCGCCGGCCTCGAGAATAGTAGCCCAGGCCGGCCCAGAGCTGGTTCACCTCCTGTGGATGACGTCAGAGGTCAAAGAGATCATTGGTCAGTCCCGGGGTTGTCCCCATTCCCCCTACCTTAGTGTGGCTCTCACCTCCAGGGAAGCACTGGCCAGGTCCTGCAGTGTAGGCCACTTCTACACCCCCAAGGCAGGCAAAAAGAGATGAGGTCAAAGGTGAGAGTGGTGGAAGAAGCCTCTACACTCACCCCAAAGTACAGGTTCTCATCTGGGTCTGACCCATgaccccccccccctttcctCCCTCGGAGTCACCTGCATCCATCGGGTATAGTAGTTGATCACCGTGGCAACCTGGGTCTGCTGCAGCATGACCTCTGATACCCACACTGGGGGAGAGGGGGTGGCATGAGGGCACTGCTGATCTGCCTTGTTCCCATCCCACAGCCCCCAGACCTGAGGGCTTCAAAGCAAAGAGCCCCTGCTCTCAGGAGAGGTACTGACCAGCGTATGCCCGCCTGTCCAGGTCCACCTCATCCTCCGCCTGTGAATGCAACCCCAGATGGGGAGTTAGTGTGGAGGGGGCTGGGTGCCAGCCCCCCCCACCACTGTCCCTCGCCTGCCTACCCGTCTTCTCCAGGGTAGGTCCCGCTTCTCTCGGTCATACCAACTCAGCAGTTTCCCCCGGAAGGCTGTGACTTCAGCCGTGTCTCTGAATAGATGGTATGGGGAGATGGAGGCCTGTAATACCACCTCTTCAGGCTGCCTGGCCAGACCTGCTGAGACCTCAGGACACTCAGGAATCATCCCTGCACAGCCTGTACACCAGGGGCCCCACACACAGCAGCTTGTGGCAGTGTGTTTCTGCTTAGggcttcccccaccccagacccttGCTTAAGCTCTGGAGCTGCAGTCAGACCAGAGTTGTGTGTAGCCATGGCCAAGTTTCTGGCCTTAATTTTCTCAGAGTGGTACTGTTGGCTCTCTTGTCTCTAGGTCAAAATGAAAACCTAATAGTTTCAGCCAGGCATAATGTATATCTGTGTAGGGCCTTCCtgtttccaaaacattttcaggGTCATAAACTCATTTGATCCCACAAAAACCACATGAGGGAAGAAATGCAGAGACTACTGCTCCATTTTACTGGTAAGAAAACAGTGATGTAGAGCAATtatcccaaagtcacacagcaacaTAGTCAGAATTAGACCCTTTAATTAGTCTCTTAATGTCTTCATACATACCATGCTCCCTTCCCAGCCTAAATCGCCCCCTTTCGTGGCCAATGAAACCAGCCTTGGGCCAGGACCGAGCTCCTCACCATCAGGGCCAGAAGGCTTGGCCTGGCTGCTGCCGAGGGcacctttctcccttccctcctggctGGCTGCCTGCTTCCTGTGACCACTTCCCACGGCTGCTCGTGGCTTCCTCATGGCCTGGAACAGAGACACCCAGCTAAAATAGTTAGCCACGATGAGGCTGAATCTTGAGGCTCTGCAGAGCTGGTAGCCACCTCCCTCCCTACACCATTCGTATGGTGTCTAGCTTTTCTCAAGCACTCTCTAGGTGCACGTGGGTTTCCTCTTGCTGTGACACTGAGGTGCGACCAGTATGGCTGAGCAAGTGCCCTCAGGGGGACTCCAGCAGAAGTATAGCCCTGGAGACATGCAAAGAACAAGAGGCCAGGGCTGGACCAGAGCCTCCTGTTTGGAAGCACTCGTGTGTCCAGGACGCGTAGTGTGACTGTGCtcgtggataggggttgtttatGGGTATTTGGGAGCATGGGGCAGGGGATAGGTGTCTCTGATTAGAGTTACTAGCATGGTTACACTGAAATAGCCTTTAGCAGTCATCTAGTCCAaaaccttcattttatagaaaggaaaaaatcaaggATCAGAGAGGGGAAAAGATCTGCTGGAGAACAGATGGCCAATCAGTGGAGGAATAGAGATGAGCTACTTTTTATTCCTAATTCCTAATCTTTTCCTGATCTAGTAAATCATAGCTGGCTACCCATCAGTAGTAATGAGAAAATGCAACGGTTGATCTTTACTGCTCCCTGACTGTTCTGGCTGTTTTCTCTAGTAGCTAACAGCACTTAGTGAATGCTCACTCTGTGCCAGACCCCGCGAAGTGCTTTACTGGAGCTCTCACCGAGGCACATGCTAGAATAACCTCTACCTTAGTTATGAGGAAACCGAAGCTTGTAGAGATTAAGCAACCTGTTCTTTCAAATCCAGTGCCTCCACTCCTACACTCTGTTATACTGCAGTCTCTACTGAGCCTCTGTTTCCAACTTGGAACCTTTGACTTCACCGCCTCATTATCATCAAAAGAGCTTGCTTCCtccttgagagagaaaaaaagtgataCAAACCAcaatcagcaaagaaaaaaaaacctgaatgtACAAACCTACCTCCATTTGCACTGTCCtaacctcctcctcctcaagaTCTTGCTCCTTCAATCCCTTCCAACCAACACCCCCCCCCATAGCCAAACTCAC is a genomic window of Eulemur rufifrons isolate Redbay chromosome 8, OSU_ERuf_1, whole genome shotgun sequence containing:
- the MUTYH gene encoding adenine DNA glycosylase isoform X7, whose product is MRKPRAAVGSGHRKQAASQEGREKGALGSSQAKPSGPDGMIPECPEVSAGLARQPEEVVLQASISPYHLFRDTAEVTAFRGKLLSWYDREKRDLPWRRRAEDEVDLDRRAYAVWVSEVMLQQTQVATVINYYTRWMQKWPTLQDLASASLEEVNQLWAGLGYYSRGRRLQEGARKVVEELGGHMPRTAETLQRLLPGVGRYTAGAIASIAFGQATGVVDGNVVRVLCRVRAIGADPCNTVISQQLWSLAQQLVDPARPGDFNQAAMELGATVCTPQRPHCSQCPVQSLCRAHQRVEREQLSASRSLLGSPDVEECAPTTGQCQLCLPTTEPWDGMLGVANFPRKASRRPPREECSATCVLEQPRALGGARILLVQRPKSGLLAGLWEFPSVTLEPSEKHQYKALLQELQSWAGPLPAAHLQHLGEVVHIFSHIKLTYQVYGLALEGQTPVTTTPPGARWLTREEFHSAAVSTAMKKVFRVYEGQQPGTCKGSKRSRVSTPSSRKKTSRGQQVLDSFFQPLVSTDTPIPNSVAE
- the MUTYH gene encoding adenine DNA glycosylase isoform X5 translates to MRKPRAAVGSGHRKQAASQEGREKGALGSSQAKPSGPDGCAGMIPECPEVSAGLARQPEEVVLQASISPYHLFRDTAEVTAFRGKLLSWYDREKRDLPWRRRAEDEVDLDRRAYAVWVSEVMLQQTQVATVINYYTRWMQKWPTLQDLASASLEEVNQLWAGLGYYSRGRRLQEGARKVVEELGGHMPRTAETLQRLLPGVGRYTAGAIASIAFGQATGVVDGNVVRVLCRVRAIGADPCNTVISQQLWSLAQQLVDPARPGDFNQAAMELGATVCTPQRPHCSQCPVQSLCRAHQRVEREQLSASRSLLGSPDVEECAPTTGQCQLCLPTTEPWDGMLGVANFPRKASRRPPREECSATCVLEQPRALGGARILLVQRPKSGLLAGLWEFPSVTLEPSEKHQYKALLQELQSWAGPLPAAHLQHLGEVVHIFSHIKLTYQVYGLALEGQTPVTTTPPGARWLTREEFHSAAVSTAMKKVFRVYEGQQPGTCKGSKRSRVSTPSSRKKTSRGQQVLDSFFQPLVSTDTPIPNSVAE
- the MUTYH gene encoding adenine DNA glycosylase isoform X1, giving the protein MTLRVSGLSRLWARGTSASSPGAAPAVGDGAGSRPPWAGAGEASRRALGAYWLVHRARRTEPRPLECVGAPAREAAREAMRKPRAAVGSGHRKQAASQEGREKGALGSSQAKPSGPDGCAGMIPECPEVSAGLARQPEEVVLQASISPYHLFRDTAEVTAFRGKLLSWYDREKRDLPWRRRAEDEVDLDRRAYAVWVSEVMLQQTQVATVINYYTRWMQKWPTLQDLASASLEEVNQLWAGLGYYSRGRRLQEGARKVVEELGGHMPRTAETLQRLLPGVGRYTAGAIASIAFGQATGVVDGNVVRVLCRVRAIGADPCNTVISQQLWSLAQQLVDPARPGDFNQAAMELGATVCTPQRPHCSQCPVQSLCRAHQRVEREQLSASRSLLGSPDVEECAPTTGQCQLCLPTTEPWDGMLGVANFPRKASRRPPREECSATCVLEQPRALGGARILLVQRPKSGLLAGLWEFPSVTLEPSEKHQYKALLQELQSWAGPLPAAHLQHLGEVVHIFSHIKLTYQVYGLALEGQTPVTTTPPGARWLTREEFHSAAVSTAMKKVFRVYEGQQPGTCKGSKRSRVSTPSSRKKTSRGQQVLDSFFQPLVSTDTPIPNSVAE
- the MUTYH gene encoding adenine DNA glycosylase isoform X10 gives rise to the protein MRKPRAAVGSGHRKQAASQEGREKGALGSSQAKPSGPDGLARQPEEVVLQASISPYHLFRDTAEVTAFRGKLLSWYDREKRDLPWRRRAEDEVDLDRRAYAVWVSEVMLQQTQVATVINYYTRWMQKWPTLQDLASASLEEVNQLWAGLGYYSRGRRLQEGARKVVEELGGHMPRTAETLQRLLPGVGRYTAGAIASIAFGQATGVVDGNVVRVLCRVRAIGADPCNTVISQQLWSLAQQLVDPARPGDFNQAAMELGATVCTPQRPHCSQCPVQSLCRAHQRVEREQLSASRSLLGSPDVEECAPTTGQCQLCLPTTEPWDGMLGVANFPRKASRRPPREECSATCVLEQPRALGGARILLVQRPKSGLLAGLWEFPSVTLEPSEKHQYKALLQELQSWAGPLPAAHLQHLGEVVHIFSHIKLTYQVYGLALEGQTPVTTTPPGARWLTREEFHSAAVSTAMKKVFRVYEGQQPGTCKGSKRSRVSTPSSRKKTSRGQQVLDSFFQPLVSTDTPIPNSVAE
- the MUTYH gene encoding adenine DNA glycosylase isoform X9; the protein is MRKPRAAVGSGHRKQAASQEGREKGALGSSQAKPSGPDAGLARQPEEVVLQASISPYHLFRDTAEVTAFRGKLLSWYDREKRDLPWRRRAEDEVDLDRRAYAVWVSEVMLQQTQVATVINYYTRWMQKWPTLQDLASASLEEVNQLWAGLGYYSRGRRLQEGARKVVEELGGHMPRTAETLQRLLPGVGRYTAGAIASIAFGQATGVVDGNVVRVLCRVRAIGADPCNTVISQQLWSLAQQLVDPARPGDFNQAAMELGATVCTPQRPHCSQCPVQSLCRAHQRVEREQLSASRSLLGSPDVEECAPTTGQCQLCLPTTEPWDGMLGVANFPRKASRRPPREECSATCVLEQPRALGGARILLVQRPKSGLLAGLWEFPSVTLEPSEKHQYKALLQELQSWAGPLPAAHLQHLGEVVHIFSHIKLTYQVYGLALEGQTPVTTTPPGARWLTREEFHSAAVSTAMKKVFRVYEGQQPGTCKGSKRSRVSTPSSRKKTSRGQQVLDSFFQPLVSTDTPIPNSVAE
- the MUTYH gene encoding adenine DNA glycosylase isoform X11, which translates into the protein MTLRVSGLSRLWAMRKPRAAVGSGHRKQAASQEGREKGALGSSQAKPSGPDGLARQPEEVVLQASISPYHLFRDTAEVTAFRGKLLSWYDREKRDLPWRRRAEDEVDLDRRAYAVWVSEVMLQQTQVATVINYYTRWMQEVNQLWAGLGYYSRGRRLQEGARKVVEELGGHMPRTAETLQRLLPGVGRYTAGAIASIAFGQATGVVDGNVVRVLCRVRAIGADPCNTVISQQLWSLAQQLVDPARPGDFNQAAMELGATVCTPQRPHCSQCPVQSLCRAHQRVEREQLSASRSLLGSPDVEECAPTTGQCQLCLPTTEPWDGMLGVANFPRKASRRPPREECSATCVLEQPRALGGARILLVQRPKSGLLAGLWEFPSVTLEPSEKHQYKALLQELQSWAGPLPAAHLQHLGEVVHIFSHIKLTYQVYGLALEGQTPVTTTPPGARWLTREEFHSAAVSTAMKKVFRVYEGQQPGTCKGSKRSRVSTPSSRKKTSRGQQVLDSFFQPLVSTDTPIPNSVAE
- the MUTYH gene encoding adenine DNA glycosylase isoform X6, whose translation is MTLRVSGLSRLWAMRKPRAAVGSGHRKQAASQEGREKGALGSSQAKPSGPDGLARQPEEVVLQASISPYHLFRDTAEVTAFRGKLLSWYDREKRDLPWRRRAEDEVDLDRRAYAVWVSEVMLQQTQVATVINYYTRWMQKWPTLQDLASASLEEVNQLWAGLGYYSRGRRLQEGARKVVEELGGHMPRTAETLQRLLPGVGRYTAGAIASIAFGQATGVVDGNVVRVLCRVRAIGADPCNTVISQQLWSLAQQLVDPARPGDFNQAAMELGATVCTPQRPHCSQCPVQSLCRAHQRVEREQLSASRSLLGSPDVEECAPTTGQCQLCLPTTEPWDGMLGVANFPRKASRRPPREECSATCVLEQPRALGGARILLVQRPKSGLLAGLWEFPSVTLEPSEKHQYKALLQELQSWAGPLPAAHLQHLGEVVHIFSHIKLTYQVYGLALEGQTPVTTTPPGARWLTREEFHSAAVSTAMKKVFRVYEGQQPGTCKGSKRSRVSTPSSRKKTSRGQQVLDSFFQPLVSTDTPIPNSVAE
- the MUTYH gene encoding adenine DNA glycosylase isoform X4; its protein translation is MTLRVSGLSRLWAMRKPRAAVGSGHRKQAASQEGREKGALGSSQAKPSGPDAGLARQPEEVVLQASISPYHLFRDTAEVTAFRGKLLSWYDREKRDLPWRRRAEDEVDLDRRAYAVWVSEVMLQQTQVATVINYYTRWMQKWPTLQDLASASLEEVNQLWAGLGYYSRGRRLQEGARKVVEELGGHMPRTAETLQRLLPGVGRYTAGAIASIAFGQATGVVDGNVVRVLCRVRAIGADPCNTVISQQLWSLAQQLVDPARPGDFNQAAMELGATVCTPQRPHCSQCPVQSLCRAHQRVEREQLSASRSLLGSPDVEECAPTTGQCQLCLPTTEPWDGMLGVANFPRKASRRPPREECSATCVLEQPRALGGARILLVQRPKSGLLAGLWEFPSVTLEPSEKHQYKALLQELQSWAGPLPAAHLQHLGEVVHIFSHIKLTYQVYGLALEGQTPVTTTPPGARWLTREEFHSAAVSTAMKKVFRVYEGQQPGTCKGSKRSRVSTPSSRKKTSRGQQVLDSFFQPLVSTDTPIPNSVAE